The genomic window TGGAATTGATGATGGCATGAACAATTTTAGCAGGCACAGATCCTCCCTCAATAATGTATGGTTTGATGTAGTTAAAACCCCGTGGACCTTGTTTTTTTGGTACAGTGTGGGCCTGATGTTGGGACCCGTTTCGGACCGGTCCTTGACGGTTAGGATCTAGTGCCATTAGAATCTCACTCTGATGGCTAGGAACTGGTAGAGATCTAGTCCTATAACTGGGTCTTGCCTGAGGTGTTTTGTGATTATTCAGCCTAATTGGAGGTGTGTGATTCGGACGGAAATTTCTGGAGCCTGGTACAGACTTATTCTGGTTTTTATGTTGGGCTAGAGTGTTGGGGCTAGGTGTGAAGTGGTGTATTGAACCCCCTGACAATTTTGTGTGGGATGATGGAAAGGAAGCCTGCGTGTTGGGGCGTGGAGCACTTTCCAAGTGATGGACACCGCGGGATGGACTTGGTGCCTGGTGGCAGCCAGGCAGACTTGTATTCTGTAAGGTTGAGCTCCTAACAGGTGTTGTCTTACCATTCTGGTCTAAAATTATGCTCTGGTGGTCTATTTCTACAGAAGTTGTTTTCCAGCACGCTTCTGTCTGAGTTGAGACACTGGCTTTGCTTTGAGAAATCAGGTTTGATATATCCCTAGCCTGGTAGGTAAGGCTGATTTGAGTTATGGTCTCATGGCTGGAGGCAGATAgagtctttttctctgtgtctagTGGAGATAGAACAGATGCTTTCCCATGGTCTGGACCTCTTCGTGCAGCAGCCTGGTGGCTGGTTCTTGGTGATGTGACCTTGTTCACTTGAGAGGTATCCAGGTGGTCAAGTCCCTCAGGTGAAGCTTTATCCTGGAGATCTAAGGCTTCCTGATCCTGACCTGTTATAACTGCAGCCTGATGGTCTGTCTTTGGTGATGTCATTTCCCAGCATTCTACCTCCATTGGAAATGAGGCTTGGGTGGTGGGGACCGGTAGACCAGCCTGCTCTTCAGGGCTGGGGGTTAGTGCAATTCTAGTTTTTTGATCTACATGGGACGGCGTTACACCCAGCACCTTGGACATCGGATGTTCACCACATCTTGATGGTGATGCTGTTTCCCTAGGGCACAGGTTAGTGTGTGAAGTCTTAGAATGTTGAGCTTCATTTGGTGATTCAAAAGCTGTGGCCCAAGAATAGGACTGGTTATCACAGGATGGTATGATTATGATGTGCTTCAAGTTGGTAACACTTTGACTGGACTTCTGCGAAGTCTCATCCTGGTTCTCGAGGCTCTCTGCCTCTGGTGGGTCCTGCTCTGGGGGGTCAGGGTCTGAACTAGGGATCTCTTCAGCCTCGGACGTGGGATCCTCGCTCCCTTGATCTTCCCAGGATGGAACTTCAGGGGATTGGCAGTCGGGGGGTGGTGGACTTGGGGACTTCTGGTCGTAGCTTGGAAGCTTCTCAGGTGGTTGGTTACAGCATTGGTTAATCTTAGAAACATGACAGGAAGGGCTTGGAGAATTCACTGTCTGGTGATCAGGATGCAATGGAGACTCAGGCTGATGTTTGGAGCTAGGTACCAGCACAAGTTGTTTATCAGTTTTTAATGGCACATCAGTTTTCCTGGTCCTGGTATTGGGCCGAGGAAAAGGCTTGGCTGAGGCCCGTGGATGCCCTCTGTGGAGTGTAGATGATTTAGCTGTAGCCTGGTGATGAAGATGCCCTAATGGTGCTACCACTGTTTTGTGATAGGCGTGAGGTACCTGTGGAGATGTAACTAGACGCTGGAACCATGGGGAGGGTGTGCTTTTGGACCAGGAGCAGGGAGGGGGTGTTTGCTTAATGATTCTGGTCAAGTGGTTGATGCGGGACATCTGCTTTATGGTGGACCTGTTGTTTTGTTTCCACAGTGGTGGAATCCGGTGTGGGGGACATGGTAAGAGCGTCTGTGGAGCCTGGTAATAGGGGCTTTTTCTAGTTGTTGAtgcaggagaaactgagcaagggaaacaaaatattacataaataagtgtgaatgtgtttattttacatatttatacacacatgcatatattttacatatttatacacatatattttatgtgtttatatgaatacacacatatatttgtatattcacacatatgtatgtttatatacttacatattttatgtttgcacacataagtatatatatttttattcatgcaGATGCATATACTTttatgtatttacatacatacaaatatatcaatatattcatgcatatactTTTACAGATTTAtacacttatatgtatatattatatatatgcatatatttcatatatacaaatgcatatagtttatatatctatgtacacatgcatatgttttatagatttatgcatgtgtgtatttcaTATTTCACATACATGTTTATTTTAGAGatttatacacatgtgtacatttatatatccatatacatgtatattttgtatCATGCAATGTATTTTATACACAATATTTTATGCAtctacacatatgcatatattttatatatttttatgcatatgtaaatttcatatatttacacatgttttatagattttatacatataaatgtatatattttctatatttataatacatatatatccacacatgTATGGGGAGTCTATGGGGGGGTCTACAGAACATTGAGCTGTGGAAGCATTAGCCAGGAGATAACTTACATTTGTTATAGAAACTTtatattcagaaattttttttaacatataccctttttttttccatataggaGGCTCTTTGAACTTAAGGAATATATCAAGCAAAGTAAGCaaccatttatataataatactttTCCTCTAAAAACAAACTTTCAACCAACTAACCAAATGAACAAAACACTTGTTTTCCTAGTCCTATGAAGTAGGAATtacaagtattttttcctttgttattttgcagatgaggaaaactgggaTCTAGAGGCTTAAGCAATTTGCTCTAAGTTCCATGTATGTCTAATAAATGGTGCACAGACAggaaaggaaaactggaaaattgaaTTTCAGAGCATTTAAATGacttaataataactagcatttatgtagcactttgagATTTGGaaatatcttatttcatcttaatacaaaagttttatttgatcctcacaacaatcctgaaaaacaggtattattattatccccatttaaacAGGAGAAAATGTGCAGACAGAAAGAttagttaaataacttgctcaggaccACATTTCTAATAAATGCTAGTTTGAActcaaattgtttctttctgacttgaCCAAAGTATACATAGGTAATAAGTGGCAACAGTTGCATTAGAATTCAGGTTTTTAGAtgtttaaatcattattttttccactaTAATGTTATATCTAAAATTTATAGCTTCTAGAATAATTAGATGAGCCACACAAGAAATTGTTGAGACATTCCATCTTGAGTGGAAAGGGACCTTGGAAACCATCTTGTCcacttcttcccattttacatgtgagtaaactgaggtcctgagaggttaagcaaagtaaaatgagagagGTAAAAGGTGAATCCAGACCCTGTGATTCCATTTGCAATGCTCTTTTCATTTAACTAAGGCAAGTTCTCTTTGTGATGGGAGCCtcgctgaaatgactgaaaattaaAGTTCTTACCTTTCAGAGGTATCCTGGCCCTTCTGACCTCCATTTCCTCTAAAGGGCTTCCTTGAGAAAACAACATATTAATGAAGGAATATAAagttctctctctgattctcaaaATGGCTACCAAAGACTGATGACACTTTCAgggacttccttccttccttcttctatctctcttctctcccttcctcccagtcttcctctctcccttctttcctcctcttttctttctttcctttcttccttcttccctctctccctctttttccttctttctttccttccttccttccttccttcctacctccctccttttccttccctccttctttctccccttcctccctccttttccttctttccttcctctttccctccctttttccttcctctctccctccctttttccttctttcctaccttcctctttttctttccttccttctttctccccccctccttttccttcctccctctctccctctttttccttccttcctaccttcttctttttcctttcttccttcctccctccctcctctcctttttccttccttccttctaatcttctttcttttcctttcttcctttcttcctccttcctttcccttcctttcttcccatcacctttcttttccttctttctttctcccttccctccttttccttctttccttccttcctaccaccttccttttccttcctctctcccttctcccttccttctcttctctctcccttcctcccttccttctcttctctctcccttcctctcttccttctcttctcttctccctccctctctccttcccttccttccttcttccctctctccttctttttccttctttccttccttccttcctccctccctttttccttccttcctcccttcctatttttccttctttccttctgacctcccttcttttccttccttcctttcttcctccttccttcctatcaccattcttttccttctttccttctcccttccctccttttccttctcttctctctcccttcctccctccttccctcccttcccttttttcacttccttctcttctctctccctttctccctctcttcctccctctctttctccctctcttcctccctctcttccttccttccttccttccttccttccttccttccttccttccttccttccttccttccttccttccttccttccttccttccttccttccttccttccttccttccttccttccttccttctaaatAGGCACCTCTgaatccttccaagatatcttggagtttactggctagatttctttctaaaggaccaggccttaaaccaaaaccaatctgattctaattggccaccaataggtctTAGGCCAAAACCCATTTGATATTTGTTTGAATCCTGATTGATccagattgaatataaatagcaattattgctgatttgaccagaaaccctgaaggCCTTTTCAGATTcatctatttgtttatttggattttttttttttttttgactaggtgaaagggGAGATTCTTTGcccaattgctacctagccttaatcactgaataggagttgcctcagacaaactgagaccttggaaagactttagcttaaaaaggccaaagtctcccattgcatccaggaccatgtcctgtcatcttgatctatatctggccactggagccagatggctctggaggggagaaTGAGGCAgatgatcttgcacagccctctctctcttaaatccagttcacttgcatgtcatagttATCACCTTCCTGCTGTCATGATCTTCTTCCAGAACTAAGGAGAAACAACTGGCCGAAGTCTAGCACATAATACACAGTAAGCAACTGGAAAACTAGGTTTAAAAAGACTTAGAAAttacttgaaattattttgattcTACTGTCCTgcaattaattattttgttaatatcttGGACAATCCCTAAGATATTAAACTGAAATTTCTCTGGAATATCACATCCATACTTTGGATCTTTGGCCTAGGTCATCTagtctttccttttaaattagagGTTtttaaactgaggtccaggaagtTGAAAAAAACTAATAACTACATTTCAGTATaatggtttcctttgtaaatttgcatattttattttatgaatttaaaaactttattctgggCTTCATTAAACTACCAAAGAGGGTACACATAGCAAAAGAGGGTATATAGCAAAATAGGCTAAGAATCCCCATTCTAAACTCTCCCAAcccagtcttcttgattccatttcAATATCCCCTCTCTTCCATCATCAGAATCCATTCAGAATTTGGCCTGGTCCCGAATTGTCCATGAGTCAAAAGCAAGCTGCACTATAGAGTCCAGGAACTGGAACCTGAGACCTGCTGCTAGGCTTGATGCagattgtggtccctttaagaccacagattaatttattcctttctgattcccagtccCTCCTAgctgacctttgattcataaatccgtgtcaaaagcacccttttgaattccaataggaaatATCTGGACTCTCACAACCCCCATGGAATCTGAGCCAACTTGAGCTGTCCcaacccccattctaatgatctgctcaggtttcccaacccccaccaagcaaattctCACCCTCACTGAAACCCATCAAGGAGCCAATTTGgtactccacccacaggcccctttagctaaatctctcattataaaagagccaagctggagtcctctctttgcagaaggtctaaacatgccagccttatgcctggcaccaaggactctctgcccactggaatcctatttctagTGCCCTTTTacctctaccttcaccttttactaattagattttaattttacttccaaatcccacaataaacctcctttatcaatctaggttttcaggtctgtaaattcctttacaaaggactcTTGCACCTCTACTTCATTTAACccgtatccttgcgccgaatccaaagggttTGCAGAGGAGCtcccatttgactccctgtaccccgagcctgccactaaacctcaattaatcctaattttatttaggtaccccaattctaaacctcatcaggcCGACTGTCTATTGATGTTATGTTCTCATTGTTGAACACAGATTTCCGTCCCTTTCCTTTTGCCCCACAAGATTACATATCACATTTGTCCCTGGGGGAAAAGTTCCTCCATAATCAGAGTCAGTCCCAGAGGACCAAGACCTTACCATTAGGAACTTCCAAGAAGAGCAGGGTGTTTCAAATGTTCTAATGATTAGCAGTCTCAGCCAGCCTGATTCTTGCTTGTGGTTCTTTATGGTTACAAGATTTTCCAATAGGGAAAGGCTTACTTAGTTAGGGACTGGTTCTGTAGAATTATGAagtaactaaaataaaaatccagTCATTTCAAAAGAGTAAGCACTCTCTCTGGAGAGGACCGTgtgctgggatacaaagaaaagtagatGTTTTTTCCTTACATACTTAGTGCAGCACTGAAGCCTTTGGTCTCTTATCCCAGACAGAGGACCTAAAGTGGCCTTGACATCATAAAGCACCACTTGTTCTTTGTCCTCTTACAGGCAGAGCTGCTGTCCTGCTCATATTTAGGGGACTAGTCAGTGCAAGCAGGTCAGGAGCcctcagagatggaggaaggtaTCTCATGGAGCTGTGGGGAGGCACTGGATGCAAGCAATACTGTGTTTTGGTTCTATATAAAACACTCATTTTCCTTTTGGTTCTCATCAGTTAGCGGCCCTCCTCCTTGTTCATAGTTCCTTTCAAGTCAtttaataaacctttattaagtatctattatgtaccagtgctatgctaagtgctggacaGTAAAGAAAATCAAAGGATTGACTATTTCTTCAAGCACTGAGACgtgagatagaagagaaaaagttCAGCCATGCATGGATAtggctcctttttctttctttttttttttttaagtaggacATTGAATCCACATATCTGATTTCCCATATCACTTtctacaaattatttatttatttgtttattcaaaaatatttatctagttctaggtagcacaatggatatagagtgccaggcctgaagttaggaaatcTTATCTTTtcgagtttaaatctagcctcagatatttcctatcTGTGGAAGGCAagatttggacaagtcactttgatGAGGCTTgtaattggggtacctaaatgaaattaggtttaattaagatctagtggcaggtttggggtacagggagtcaaatggagctcccctgcaacccctttggattcagcgcaaggatagaaagttaaatgaggtctagtggcggtgcaagagtcccctgtaaaggaatttacagacccaaaaacctagattgataaaagaggtttattatggggtttggaagtaaggttaaaaggtgttaggtaaagagaggagggcACCAGAACTagagttccagtgggcagaaatcctttgacatggcaggcaTAAGGCtaccatgtttgggacctctgcaaagagaggactccagcttggctctttataatagggggcttaggctacaagctgaagggagcTTGTGGATAGAGTCTCAGGTTGGCTCCAAGCTGGGTTTCAGACAGggatagaatttgaatagaattcaatgggtttcaggactgagccagataaagatgaaactgtttatgcttagggtggagtcccctccctgaggtagagtccaaggaggttttctcctttaaggatttttcagagttttgtgGTTTCCTCGTCATTcctccctcaagcagttaaaacttaaattcatttaaaggaaaaagacttggggcagagtcTCTTATTGAGGCAGGGTTGAATATTTTCTCCCAAGATCTTCAGAGTAGAGGGATCCCTGCTTCATTCCCCCCCCCAAGCACTCACCTCcaaatgcatgtgggaaaaggggcaatgatctcctcttaactgctttgAACTGACAAGGATGATAGAGATTTGGGGGGTTCATGCCAGGAGATGAGGCATGAGGTATGGGAGATGGCAGCAGGACATCAAAGGGCTGTTTGTCAGTAGTCCCCAGTCAGTCGTGacatgttctccaggctgaagggcagCTGAGAATGCAAACTTTGAaacctagagaaaacagatctcaggagcagattaaaagtggggtgtcatatAGGGTGGAGATGGTAATATTCGGGAATggggaaatgcatcaggtccctactgtgatggcccatctaactatcaaagagaagtaggagaaaatgctgagagcaAAAGATTATTTGTCTATagtccaggaaagctaatttctcccaggttgggattaaagggtgtggactcagaagtctGGGGAGGTTGGAATCCTTgctatctagtagatttaataagCCACTGCTCTTTTGTGAGGCAGGGTCTAAGGATGGGTGTATTCCCGATTGTCAGGGaagcagatcaagataagaatgcagtttaagctcttAGAAATCTCTTAACTGTCTgtgctgctttttaaaataattttaccagATTTAATCTTTAATCTTaccagaaaaataagcaaagatcctcctactccccactctttatggggagGGGTGGAAGGAGTCAGAGGGAGTGCACAGTAGCAGCGCTGCACACCCAGCATACCAGCCCCTGAGGTGTTTGGACTGTCCtgggataaaagggaaacagggccggACCCCAAAtccctaccagggagcaggacgcTGGGGGACCAGGTCAACTTCTGTGGTGTTTGCTGTGGTAGTGAGAAGGCAGTTCCTCTTGCTCGAATTCAGGACAGAGACTGAGGTCTCAGACAGTTTCCTACAGGCCtaagtctgggagagatttgtattaaaagaaaagcacATCTGCTCTGAGTGTTTCTTTCATGAAGCAGAAGTTGCCCTGAGAAGGAGAGCTGAAAGTCTTAGGTTAGAGAGcagcagaatggaagaaagagGTTTTTTTATGTTTGCTTTGAAAGACACAAGTGTGTTGGGTGTGGTTCATAGCCGCCTTTTGTCTGAAGGCAGAAGtgttaaaatgcaaaggaagctCCTTTCAAGGTGGGTGGAGGGAGATGGGATCCCTTTTAGCTAATCTATTCAGTATTCAAATTGTCAGGTGGAGGCGTTTTTTCCAAGCCAATTGTGTCTCTGCATTAAGAAATGGTAacaaggagcagctaggtggtgcaatggatagagcaccagccctgaattcaggaggaccaaattcaaatctagtctcagacacttaacatttcctagctgtgtgatcctgggtaagtcagtCAACCCCagccagagaaaaacaaaacaaaacaacaacaaaaaaaatggtaACAGACCCCAAGCACCTcccaagagagagagacatgacAAAACTAATTTTTGTCAACTTCACAGAAGTTTTTCACCATAGACATCTCTATGGGAAATACCCAGCAAAGCGTTGTAATTCCAGACAGGTCAGCCAAATCCGGAGAAGCTGAGCTGTCTCAGGAGAAGCTGAGCTGTCTCACCTCATTATAGAAAGGGTggggttttaaaaagaaaaacaaaaccacatgaacagtaaatcagaaagactgaaataGACTGAAGCAGAAGTAGAGACAGAGAACTGAGAGCTGGAGTGAGCCTATGgagagagatgacataatcaggggaGATGCCCTGGACatgggagaggcatcttgataagacagtattctgacattccaatagcttgggatggggagaagcattgtgatattctaaaacataagttCTTTTAcgcttatcaagtattctgataaagagggaggggaggttttacagaaatgagaagcagagaaactgaggcaggactgaggcaggataattaaggaaattgagtcaggacaataagccAAATAAAttgactaaaactagaaaaatgtaaGGACTTGTGGCAAAGACCAGTTTCTCCCTggtaaccccagaattattagcatcaaacTTCCTTATTTAGGAAGACACAGAGGCCTCCTTgttcaggtcctctgcagttggggagcatctcagccagagatgggcAGTCtgaggtctgtggtcatttgtgcactaaactcagcctctgctgagtagcagtgctcaaggcagtcctaCTGCCCTAAGAGGGGCACCCCACATCTATCAGGGGCtccaaaagaggggaaaagtgggGCCTGGAATAGCTCCAACTGTCCCCTCTCTCTGGAACAGGAGCTGCTAGTAGGAGACaagatttctgagcaaattatgtATGATTCCCCCCTccatgggggaggaggaggaaaggcagGAGAGAGGATGGGGTGTTATCTAATGCCCCAAATGGCGAGGGCTCATGCAGGAACTTGAGGGCGGGGTAGCTTGTCTAAATCCCCCAAATCTTGCTGGGAGAGCAAGACCTGAAGGGGAGACCACTTACCCCTGTACAGGGAGTAGCAGCCGGGTAGAGACATATCTCCAAACTCACCTCAATCTAGTGACCTTTCTCCTcatggctacagcctgaccattACAGACTTTATTGTATTTAACAGTGGAATGGGAGAAGGACTCAAACTCGGATCCTCTTAAGTTTCTCTGGTTATCtccccagaacagatcaaagaCAGTGCTGGCCTTGGACTCCCAAAAGGGGTGGAGTCCCCAAAATGGCCATGTGTCTCCTTGGTCTGGGGGGGTGGGGTGGTGGTGTTAGAGACACTTC from Sminthopsis crassicaudata isolate SCR6 chromosome 3, ASM4859323v1, whole genome shotgun sequence includes these protein-coding regions:
- the LOC141561653 gene encoding uncharacterized protein LOC141561653; translated protein: MEVRRARIPLKVSPASTTRKSPYYQAPQTLLPCPPHRIPPLWKQNNRSTIKQMSRINHLTRIIKQTPPPCSWSKSTPSPWFQRLVTSPQVPHAYHKTVVAPLGHLHHQATAKSSTLHRGHPRASAKPFPRPNTRTRKTDVPLKTDKQLVLVPSSKHQPESPLHPDHQTVNSPSPSCHVSKINQCCNQPPEKLPSYDQKSPSPPPPDCQSPEVPSWEDQGSEDPTSEAEEIPSSDPDPPEQDPPEAESLENQDETSQKSSQSVTNLKHIIIIPSCDNQSYSWATAFESPNEAQHSKTSHTNLCPRETASPSRCGEHPMSKVLGVTPSHVDQKTRIALTPSPEEQAGLPVPTTQASFPMEVECWEMTSPKTDHQAAVITGQDQEALDLQDKASPEGLDHLDTSQVNKVTSPRTSHQAAARRGPDHGKASVLSPLDTEKKTLSASSHETITQISLTYQARDISNLISQSKASVSTQTEACWKTTSVEIDHQSIILDQNDPVLSEAAKKKWLHFILGKNHHLRGETAVRSRQSCIKEMPRKRRRSNREGPKGLRQRGN